A region from the Fusobacterium sp. DD2 genome encodes:
- a CDS encoding baseplate J/gp47 family protein has protein sequence MSEIIDSNARFLKAKMMKKYEELSNLTLTKASPETHIFGAVAYLLAMREEEYNDAIKQNYLRFARKDRLDLLGEIYGDRGIRNKEQFAKATFRFHIISPKTKKIIIPKGSLIKHGTIYFATDEEYVIQVGQEYVEGVATCTKPGIEGNDIEIGAINTMVDLYPYFEKVENITISNGGTDIETDSNYRERLRLVPDSFTTAGSKKSYEFWTKSTSPKIIDVFVSSPSPCVVNIHALTGEGAASSELKKLIKNQLNDEFKRPLTDKVVLVDPEQINYDINLDYYIDKQKEVELAEIKEKIAKAIDKFIYDQRRVLGKDINPDDIVQILKNVGVKRCVITSPKFTIINRNQFAVCGSKNINYAGAEEE, from the coding sequence ATGAGTGAAATAATAGATTCTAATGCAAGATTTTTAAAAGCAAAAATGATGAAGAAATATGAAGAATTATCTAACTTAACTTTGACGAAAGCAAGTCCAGAAACACATATATTTGGCGCGGTTGCTTATCTTCTAGCTATGCGCGAGGAAGAGTATAACGATGCTATAAAACAAAATTACTTGAGGTTTGCTAGAAAGGATAGATTGGATTTACTTGGTGAAATTTATGGTGATAGAGGAATAAGAAACAAGGAACAGTTTGCCAAAGCCACATTCAGATTCCACATTATAAGCCCTAAGACTAAAAAGATTATTATTCCTAAGGGGAGTCTAATAAAACATGGAACTATATATTTTGCAACTGATGAGGAATATGTAATTCAAGTGGGACAGGAATATGTTGAAGGAGTAGCTACCTGTACAAAACCTGGTATCGAGGGTAATGATATAGAAATAGGAGCTATAAATACGATGGTTGACTTGTACCCGTATTTTGAAAAGGTTGAAAATATAACGATTTCAAATGGTGGAACTGATATAGAAACGGATAGCAATTACAGGGAGAGATTAAGACTGGTACCAGATAGTTTTACAACTGCTGGGAGTAAAAAATCATACGAGTTCTGGACTAAGAGCACTTCTCCAAAAATAATAGATGTATTTGTTTCAAGTCCGAGTCCGTGTGTAGTTAATATTCATGCGCTAACAGGTGAAGGGGCTGCCTCGAGTGAGTTGAAGAAATTAATTAAAAACCAATTAAATGATGAGTTTAAAAGACCCTTGACAGATAAAGTTGTACTGGTGGATCCAGAGCAAATTAATTATGATATTAACTTAGATTACTATATAGATAAACAAAAGGAAGTTGAACTAGCTGAAATAAAAGAGAAGATTGCAAAGGCAATAGATAAATTTATATATGACCAACGAAGAGTCTTAGGAAAGGATATAAATCCTGATGATATAGTACAAATCTTAAAGAACGTAGGTGTGAAAAGATGTGTGATAACTAGCCCTAAATTTACAATAATAAATAGAAATCAATTTGCTGTATGCGGAAGTAAAAATATAAACTATGCAGGAGCTGAAGAAGAATGA
- a CDS encoding phage tail protein: MIRIKDLQLIDIAATSTLSDVNTLNIYKCIDSVLKEQDDRFRDKLNLLESIDRMTNDELDLMFWGYSDHVGNVEIDQKRKLLKKAVLSRITRGTTGVLRKMCKELYKGFEVEEWFEYNGEPGKFKIKTRDESIREDSYLELIDTINHYKNVRSHLETVELNIVRNSGIQFAAFKEIRILEQKENRKLDILITLNPKFSGFKELMGVQIRNEI; the protein is encoded by the coding sequence ATGATTAGAATAAAAGATTTACAGTTAATAGATATAGCTGCGACTTCAACTCTAAGTGATGTAAATACCTTGAATATCTACAAATGCATAGATAGTGTATTGAAAGAACAAGATGATAGATTCAGAGATAAACTCAATCTTTTAGAAAGTATAGATAGAATGACAAATGATGAACTAGACCTGATGTTTTGGGGATACTCTGACCATGTGGGGAATGTGGAGATTGATCAGAAAAGAAAACTTTTAAAGAAAGCCGTACTATCTAGAATTACTAGAGGCACAACAGGAGTCTTGAGAAAAATGTGCAAGGAGCTGTATAAAGGGTTTGAGGTTGAGGAATGGTTTGAATATAATGGAGAACCTGGGAAATTTAAAATCAAGACTCGAGATGAATCTATTAGAGAGGACAGCTATCTAGAATTGATAGACACTATAAATCATTATAAAAATGTAAGAAGTCATTTAGAAACTGTGGAATTGAATATTGTAAGGAATAGTGGAATACAGTTTGCAGCATTTAAAGAGATAAGAATTTTGGAACAGAAGGAAAACAGAAAATTAGATATTTTAATAACTTTGAATCCTAAATTTAGTGGATTTAAAGAGTTAATGGGGGTGCAAATTAGAAATGAGATTTAA